A segment of the Methanofollis fontis genome:
CCATCTGGAAGAACCATGACTCCACGGTGGTCACATCATAGGCGTCCCCCATCAGGAAGAACCCTGACCATCCCATGAGCCAGTCCATGCCCTGCATGGTGCCGTACATGATGGCAAAACCGATCGCCCAGTAGGAGAGTGCACCGATGGAGAAGTCCATCATGTTCTTCATCATGATATTGGCAGCGTTCTTGGCCCTCGTAAAGCCGGTCTCGACCATCGAGAAGCCAGCCTGCATGAACATCACAAGGAAGCCGCAAATCAGTACCCAGATAAAATCCAGGGCTGCTCCCGGGTTCTCCGCAATCGTCGCTTCCCCTGAGGGGTCCGCCGCCGCAACCGGTGCGACGACGAGAAGGATGACACAGAGCGCCAGGAGCGCCCACATACCATGCTGCCGTTTCATGAATCTTCACCTGCTCCTATCTGAGAGGAGTTGGAAAGATGTTTCCTTCCATCATTTAAAAATATTTTCATTTCCTGTCCCCCGACAGAGGAGATAGGGCACCCTATATAAAAAACGCGGTAACAGCATCACCTGCCGCATCAAAAAAAGAGCCAGAGCGCCCCACATCTCCCGAATACCGGGCACAGACAGATCAGGGGATACAGAATCAGAAAATCATACAAAAGAGAACATTATGGGGCTGAAAAAAAATTATCCGGATCGTTCAGCCTTTTTTTGTGCAAGCGCCTCGACCTTTGAAAGGTCAACCTCTCCGCCCGTCGCCAGCAGACCGGAGGAAAGGGCGCCCTCGACAAAGCCCCTGCCCACAGGCGTGCGGATGAGCAGCGTCGTATATCCCACCGGACTGCCGATGGCGCCTGCCGATATGTCGGCAGTCACCGCCGCAAAGTCCGTGCACCGCAGGCACCCGGCAGGGATGCACCCCTCAAGATCCCTGAGCGGAATGTCGGTGATCTCCCCGTCGGCCGCTGTCACCTCCAGTTTTCCCTTCACGTCGAGACGGGCGATCTCCCAGGGATCGATCCCGAGTTCGCCCCGGAGCTTACCCTCCACCAGTTTCTCATAATCAAAACTCTCCGTGCAGAATAGCCCGATAAGAAGGCGGACCGCCTTTCTGTACGGGGCGAGAAGGTCGAAATCGCTCGCCCGCATCCGGGCGACCGCATCTGCAGCACAGGGCACGGCGACGACGGCGACACGCCGGTACTTCCTGACGACAACCGCCTCTTTCAGGGCGGCGAGCATCGGCACCCACCAGTTGTAGCGGCTTCCGGCCTGCGCCACGAGGACCTCGCGATCCGTGATCACCGCTGAAGACGGTTTCTTTGTCCAGCGATCTTCAGAGACCGTGACCACGGCGTCGATGAGTCCGGCGTCGAGAGCATATGCCAGGATGGCCGTCACGGCGCCGCCGCTCTGTTTTCCGGGAATGGAAAAGGTCGCCTGTGCGGCAATCGCCGAGAGATACTCACCAAGGAGCGGCGACGACACCTCGCCACCCTCCACGCGCGGGCAGACCCGGTAGCAGGCGCCGCACAGAACACCATCGTTCTCCATCTTGCAGTAGCCCGAGGACGACGGGTGGTCCGGCGACCCCGGAGAAAAGGAGAGGGCGTCGGCCGGGCAGACCGCAATGCACGCCCCGCAACGGGCGCAGAGCCCCATATCCCAGACCTCGGATTTCAGATCCTTGTAACTTTTATCTGCCATCTCCACTCACTCCCAGACATATTTTCCGGCGAACGGTCTGGCGCTCGCCGGACCGATCCGCGTGTAGTCGGCCGCGATCAGCGGGGCCGGATCTTCACCGAAATACCGACAGAACTCCTCGATCAGGGGACGAATCCGCGCCCGGCGCTCCTCGTCAAGGGGCAGCACCTTCGCCCCGATGGCGAGACAACCGGGATCGACCTCGCCCCTGATATAGACCTCGCCGCCATGGATCCCGCTTGCGATCCCCCGCTCGACAAACGGCCCCGTGTCGCCCAGTCGGAGCAGGAGGACGATGCCACCGGCCATGTACTCGCCAAGATATGAGCGAGCACTCCCGCCGACGACAAGACAGGGGCGTTTCTCCTCGTATTCTTTCATGTGGATGCCGCCGCGGTAGCCGATGTCGTCCCTGACAAAGACCCGCCCACCGCGCATCGAGTGGGCGACGGCATCGCCGGCGCTGCCATGGATGATGATCGTGCCGCCGTCCATCGTATTGCCCGGCGCATGATCGGCATTGCCGTTGACAATCACCGTCGGGCCGCGCATGAACATCCCGAGGTCGCCGCCCGGCACGCCGTTGACCGTGATCCTCACCTCACCGCAGAGCCCGTCGGCGATGAAACGCTGACCAAGAACATTGTCGATGACGATCTCCGTCTCCCCGTCCCGGACCGCCGCCCTGACCTGCCGGTTCAGGGGCGTGTAGTGGAGACCGGTTGCATCTATCCGTAGAACCATCTTCAGGCCCCCACCGGTTTGACGTCCAGCACCTTCAGCATCCCCTCGTCGAGGAGGTAGCCGCGCAGTCGGTCGCGGTTGCCCCGCAGACTCTCGATCGCATTGATTCCGGCCGCCCCCATCAGCTCGGAGACCTCCATCGTCCATGCATGGATGAGGTTTGCGACATGCTCACCCTCCTTCTCGGGATCGAGGCGGGCGACAAGGTCAGGGCGCTGGGTGGCGATGCCCCAGGGACAGAGGCCGCGGTAGCAGTTGCCGCAGACCCGGCAACCCATCGCCACCAGCGCCGCCGTCCCGATATAGACGGCATCTGCCCCGAGTGCGATCGCCTTGGTGACATCGGCGGCATTTCTGATACCACCCGAGGCGACGACCGAGATCTCGTTCCTGACCCCCTGGTTCCGGAGTTTCTGGTCCACTGCAGAGATCGCCGCCTCGATCGGAATGCCCACATGATCACGGAAGACCTTCGGGGCGGCGCCGGTGCCGCCCCTGAAACCGTCCACGACGACGGCGTCGGCACTCGAACGCGCGATGCCGGCGGCAATGGCGGCGACATTATGGACAGCGGCGATCTTCACGAACACCGGCTTTTTCCATTCTGTCGCCTCCTTGAGAGAGCGGACGAGCTGGGCGAGGTCCTCGATCGAGTAGATGTCGTGGTGCGGCGCCGGGCTGATGGCGTCGCTGCCCATCGGGATCATGCGAGTACAGGAGACGTCGGCACAGACCTTTTCGCCCGGGAGATGGCCCCCGATGCCGGGTTTTGCCCCCTGCCCGATCTTGATCTCGATGGCCGCGCCGCGGTTCAGATAATCGACGTCCACCCCAAAACGACCAGAGGCCACCTGCACGATCATGTTGTCCTGATACGGGAAGATTGCCGGGTGCATCCCGCCCTCCCCGGTGCCCAGGAACGTCCCTGCCCCATGCGCCCCCTTTGCAAGCGCCAGCTGGGCGTTCAGCGAAATCGCCCCATAACTCATGTGCCCGATCATGATGGGAGTCTCCAGCATGAGGTTCGGGGTGAGCTCGGTCCGCAGGTCCACATCTCCATCAGGCGTTCGGGAAAACTCCAGTTTCGAGGGTTTTTTCCCGATGTAGGTCCGCAGCTCCATCGGCTCGCGCAGGGGATCGATCGAGGGGTTGGTGACCTGACAGGCGTCAAGCAGGAGGGAATCAAATATCGGCGGCAGGGGTTGCACATTCCCCATACCGGCAAGAATAATCTTGCCACTGCGTGCCTGGTTGTAGATCGCCTCACGCGCATCACGGGTCCAGAGGGGATGCGAACGGTAATCGCAGGGATACTCGGCAAGAGAGATGGCGTCACGCGGACACATGGCGATGCAGCGGTGGCAGGCCGTACAGTTGCGAGAATCGACGACGATTCTATCCCCTTCCCACCGGAACGTCCCGTACGGGCAGTTCTCCACGCACCGCCCACACTCCATGCACCGGTCACGGTCGATCGTGATCCGGTAGCGGAGGGGCACACTTCCAACAGCCATTTAGCGCACCCTCCCGATCACCGGTTCTCCGGCCCGCGGCATCCAGACACGGTCGAGTTCAGGCTCCATGCAGCGTATCGCTGCTTCCTCCGATGAGATATAGAGGCGATCCCCCTTTTCAGCGGCGATAAGCGGGCGGAGCTTGATGCGGTCGGAAAAGCCGCAGATCCCCTCGCTGTTTGCCACCACAATTGCAAACGGGCCGTTCATCATCGCCGATCCATAGGCGAGACGGATTGCCAGGTTCATTTCTTTCTCCTTCCGGGGCATCGCATCGATGTCATCCCAGAACGGCGGTGCAAGTGCCCGGACAGCCATTTCCTCATCGAGGCCATGTTTGCGGGCAAGCAGATCCACCAGATATGCGACAACCTCGGTATCCGTGAACATCGTGCACCGGTAGCCAAAACTCTCGATATAGCGGCGGTTCGTGCCGTAACTGGTGATCTCGCCATTATGGATCACACTCCAGTCCAGCAGGTTGAAGGGGTGCGCCCCGCCCCACCAGCCCTTCGTATTCGTCGGATAGCGATTGTGGGCGAGCCAGATATAGCCCTCATAATCCTGAATGCGATAGAAATCCGCCACGTCCTCGGGCCACCCGGCAGCCTTGAAGACCCCGATGTTCTTGCCTGACGAATAGACCAGAGCACCAGGAATGGAGGTGTTCACCTTCATCACCAGATAGGTGACGATATCCTCCTCCGGCGAGGGGGTGCCGCTCATCAGGGAGGCATCAGGCCTGAAGAAGTATCGCCACGGAGTATGGACCTTCTTCAGGTTCGGCCCCTCGAAGGTCGGGATCTCCTCGTCATGCTCGATTGTACCCCAGATTTTCAACAGATCGTCCACGAAAGACTTGGTCTCGACGATATTGTCAAAAAAAACATGGAGCGCGTAACAATCCGCAAACTCGGGGTAGACCCCATAGGCAGCGTAGCCGGCACCTTCACCACTGCCGCGTTCGTCCATCAGGGATAACGCCTTCTTGATCTTTGAGCCATCCATCCGGTTGCCGGCCCGGTCGACGACGCTGATAATTCCACACATGATATCTCCACTGCCGCCTGAAATGTCAGGAACTGGGCATGGTCCTGTAAAAAGATATGACCAGCAATCCTATATATTATTGGGTGGAAACATGTTTCCATTATGTCAGCCGACGCGGTTGCAGCAATGCTCGAACGACTGGAAGCAGACCGGATAAAATTCATCCGTCTGCAGTTCTCCGACCTTCAGGGCCAGCCAAAAAACGTGGCCATCCCGGCGATCCAGGCCGAGAAGGCACTGACTGACGGCATATCCTTCGACGGATCTTCAATTGAAGGTTTTGCACGAATCGAAGAGTCGGACATGGTCCTGAAGCCCGACATCTCGACCTACACCATCCTCCCCTGGAGGAAGGGCGAGTCCAATGTCGCACGCTTCATCTGCGACGTCTACCGCCCGAACGGCAAACCGTTCGAGGGCGACCCGCGCTACGTCCTCAAGAAGGTCTGTGCCGAGGCGGCGGAGATGGGCTACACCTTCAACACCGGACCAGAACTGGAGTTCTTCCTCTTCAAGATGATCGACGGGAGACCGAGCACCGAGT
Coding sequences within it:
- a CDS encoding Coenzyme F420 hydrogenase/dehydrogenase, beta subunit C-terminal domain; this encodes MADKSYKDLKSEVWDMGLCARCGACIAVCPADALSFSPGSPDHPSSSGYCKMENDGVLCGACYRVCPRVEGGEVSSPLLGEYLSAIAAQATFSIPGKQSGGAVTAILAYALDAGLIDAVVTVSEDRWTKKPSSAVITDREVLVAQAGSRYNWWVPMLAALKEAVVVRKYRRVAVVAVPCAADAVARMRASDFDLLAPYRKAVRLLIGLFCTESFDYEKLVEGKLRGELGIDPWEIARLDVKGKLEVTAADGEITDIPLRDLEGCIPAGCLRCTDFAAVTADISAGAIGSPVGYTTLLIRTPVGRGFVEGALSSGLLATGGEVDLSKVEALAQKKAERSG
- a CDS encoding GltB/FmdC/FwdC-like GXGXG domain-containing protein, whose amino-acid sequence is MVLRIDATGLHYTPLNRQVRAAVRDGETEIVIDNVLGQRFIADGLCGEVRITVNGVPGGDLGMFMRGPTVIVNGNADHAPGNTMDGGTIIIHGSAGDAVAHSMRGGRVFVRDDIGYRGGIHMKEYEEKRPCLVVGGSARSYLGEYMAGGIVLLLRLGDTGPFVERGIASGIHGGEVYIRGEVDPGCLAIGAKVLPLDEERRARIRPLIEEFCRYFGEDPAPLIAADYTRIGPASARPFAGKYVWE
- a CDS encoding glutamate synthase-related protein; translated protein: MAVGSVPLRYRITIDRDRCMECGRCVENCPYGTFRWEGDRIVVDSRNCTACHRCIAMCPRDAISLAEYPCDYRSHPLWTRDAREAIYNQARSGKIILAGMGNVQPLPPIFDSLLLDACQVTNPSIDPLREPMELRTYIGKKPSKLEFSRTPDGDVDLRTELTPNLMLETPIMIGHMSYGAISLNAQLALAKGAHGAGTFLGTGEGGMHPAIFPYQDNMIVQVASGRFGVDVDYLNRGAAIEIKIGQGAKPGIGGHLPGEKVCADVSCTRMIPMGSDAISPAPHHDIYSIEDLAQLVRSLKEATEWKKPVFVKIAAVHNVAAIAAGIARSSADAVVVDGFRGGTGAAPKVFRDHVGIPIEAAISAVDQKLRNQGVRNEISVVASGGIRNAADVTKAIALGADAVYIGTAALVAMGCRVCGNCYRGLCPWGIATQRPDLVARLDPEKEGEHVANLIHAWTMEVSELMGAAGINAIESLRGNRDRLRGYLLDEGMLKVLDVKPVGA
- a CDS encoding class II glutamine amidotransferase; protein product: MCGIISVVDRAGNRMDGSKIKKALSLMDERGSGEGAGYAAYGVYPEFADCYALHVFFDNIVETKSFVDDLLKIWGTIEHDEEIPTFEGPNLKKVHTPWRYFFRPDASLMSGTPSPEEDIVTYLVMKVNTSIPGALVYSSGKNIGVFKAAGWPEDVADFYRIQDYEGYIWLAHNRYPTNTKGWWGGAHPFNLLDWSVIHNGEITSYGTNRRYIESFGYRCTMFTDTEVVAYLVDLLARKHGLDEEMAVRALAPPFWDDIDAMPRKEKEMNLAIRLAYGSAMMNGPFAIVVANSEGICGFSDRIKLRPLIAAEKGDRLYISSEEAAIRCMEPELDRVWMPRAGEPVIGRVR